The Hyperolius riggenbachi isolate aHypRig1 chromosome 3, aHypRig1.pri, whole genome shotgun sequence genome window below encodes:
- the LOC137561949 gene encoding olfactory receptor 5G25-like, with translation MRISNCILFLFFSALPAMNKTDVTEIILLGFQNLHGFKYVAFFSFLVIYLITIIGNALIILLVSTSTRLQSPMFFFLGHLSFSDMLLTSNIVPNMLHIIIFEGGILPLRGCITQFVVYGSSVASESLLLTAMSFDRYLAICRPLHYTTVMDLKLCLCLVSFSWMIGTAITVITVFMRALWFCGPNVIDHFFCDLVPLLELSCSDMTIVKYQVFTVSGLMTTIPFMFITITYVYIFLTILRITSASGRQKTFSTCSSHLTVVCTYYGALFVMYVVPSTGKSFNIKKVATLMYTVVTPLFNPVIYSLRNQELKLVIWKYVAVLKKNNK, from the exons ATGAGG ATTAGTAATTGcattttatttctctttttttctgcacTGCCAGCAATGAATAAGACAGACGTTACTGAAATAATACTTCTTGGATTTCAGAACCTGCATGGCTTCAAGTATGTCGCTTTCTTTTCTTTCCTAGTTATCTACCTGATAACCATAATTGGAAATGCTCTCATCATTTTATTAGTGTCCACCAGTACCCGTCTCCAGTCTCCAATGTTTTTCTTCCTTGGTCACCTGTCTTTCTCGGATATGCTGCTCACCTCAAACATTGTCCCTAACATGCTCCACATCATAATATTTGAAGGGGGCATTCTCCCCCTCAGAGGATGTATAACCCAGTTTGTAGTGTATGGTTCTTCAGTAGCTTCAGAAAGTCTTCTTCTCACTGCCATGTCCTTTGATCGATACCTGGCCATATGTAGACCATTGCACTACACCACAGTTATGGACCTTAAACTCTGTTTATGCCTCGTTTCATTTTCATGGATGATAGGAACAGCAATAACAGTCATAACAGTATTCATGAGGGCCTTGTGGTTCTGTGGGCCCAATGTCATTGATCACTTCTTCTGTGACCTTGTCCCCCTTCTGGAATTATCTTGCTCAGATATGACTATAGTGAAATATCAGGTATTCACAGTGTCCGGTCTTATGACCACCATACCCTTCATGTTCATCACAATCACATATGTCTACATATTTTTGACCATTTTGAGGATTACTTCAGCAAGTGGGAGACAGAAGACCTTCTCCACCTGTAGCTCccatctgactgttgtgtgtacCTACTATGGGGCTCTGTTTGTTATGTACGTGGTGCCTTCAACAGGAAAATCCTTCAACATAAAGAAGGTGGCAACATTAATGTACACAGTAGTCACCCCATTGTTCAACCCTGTAATATACAGTTTAAGAAACCAAGAATTAAAGTTGGTTATATGGAAATATGTAGCTGTGCTTAAGAAAAATAATAAGTAA